The Cydia amplana chromosome 11, ilCydAmpl1.1, whole genome shotgun sequence genome includes a region encoding these proteins:
- the LOC134652084 gene encoding methanethiol oxidase, producing MSCCKGPGYSSPMEAFRSGPREELLYVVCVQPDKTKEDYLATVDVDPKSPTYSQVIHRTYTGQVGDELHHSGWNVCSSCHDNANLKRNLLILPALVSSNVYVVDVGTDPRKPKMHKVIDGSEIRSFNCSFPHTTHCLASGEIMISMMGDKDENGKGDFVLIDSQTLKVTGTWTKGKTAQFGYDFWYQPYHNAMISTEWGTPKYFKTGFHPDDVTNPKRYGSSLNMYKWSTRELQQVIDLGKEGTAPLEVRFLHDPKAALGFVGCGVEANVFRFKKTSDEKWRADKIIDVPAKKVLQDGVETELNGLMTDILLSLDDKYLYFTCWLHGDVRQYDVSDPENPKLTDQVFLGGQMASENLTVVEDKDNKGPYKQVTVKGKTLQGSPQMLQLSLDGKRLYVSCSLFSPFDKQFYPKTSEEGGWIVKLDIDTENGGMTLDPNFLIDFGQEPNGPVLPHEMRYPGGDCTSDIWLADS from the exons ATGTCGTGCT GCAAAGGCCCTGGATACTCGTCGCCAATGGAGGCGTTCAGAAGTGGGCCGCGAGAGGAGCTCCTATATGTCGTCTGTGTCCAACCAGACAAGACTAAAGAGGACTACTTGGCCACCGTCGACGTTGACCCTAAATCGCCTACTTATAGCCag GTAATCCATCGTACGTACACCGGCCAAGTGGGTGACGAGCTACACCACAGCGGGTGGAATGTATGCTCGAGTTGCCATGACAACGCTAACCTGAAGAGGAACTTGCTTATCCTGCCCGCGTTGGTCTCCAGCAATGTGTACGTGGTAGACGTAGGCACTGACCCGCGTAAACCGAAGATGCATaag GTAATCGACGGCTCGGAGATAAGGTCGTTCAACTGCAGTTTCCCTCACACGACGCACTGCCTAGCATCTGGCGAAATCATGATCTCAATGATGGGCGATAAAGACGAAAACGGGAAAGGGGATTTTGTCCTCATCGACTCGCAGACTTTGAAAGTGACAG GGACGTGGACAAAAGGAAAAACTGCGCAGTTCGGTTATGATTTTTGGTATCAGCCTTACCACAACGCTATGATATCTACGGAATGGGGTAcacctaaatattttaaaac AGGCTTCCACCCTGATGACGTGACCAATCCGAAGAGATACGGTTCATCCTTAAATATGTACAAGTGGTCAACTCGTGAGTTGCAACAAGTTATAGATCTGGGTAAGGAGGGCACGGCTCCCCTTGAGGTCAGATTTCTCCATGATCCTAAAGCCGCATTGGGATTTGTCGGATGCGGCGTCGAGGCTAACGTTTTCAG ATTCAAAAAGACCTCCGATGAAAAGTGGAGAGCTGATAAAATCATTGATGTACCAGCAAAAAAAGTATTGCAAGATGGCGTAGAAACCGAGCTTAATG GATTGATGACCGATATCCTGCTGTCATTGGATGACAAGTATTTATACTTCACGTGCTGGCTGCATGGGGACGTACGTCAGTACGACGTGTCGGATCCGGAAAATCCAAAGCTAACCGACCAGGTCTTTTTGGGAGGACAGATGGCTAGTGAAAACTTAACTGTAGTTGAAGATAAGGACAATAag GGTCCGTATAAGCAAGTGACGGTGAAAGGCAAGACCCTGCAAGGCAGCCCGCAGATGCTACAGCTATCTCTTGACGGCAAGAGACTTTATGTTTCGTGCTCTCTTTTCTCACCTTTTGATAAACAGTTCTATCCGAAAACCAGTGAAGAG GGCGGCTGGATCGTGAAACTGGACATTGATACTGAAAACGGAGGTATGACTCTGGACCCCAACTTCCTGATCGACTTCGGACAAGAACCCAACGGGCCAGTCTTGCCGCATGAAATGAG GTATCCAGGAGGGGACTGCACTTCAGATATTTGGCTTGCGGATAgttaa